The stretch of DNA AAGTCCAAAATTGTTGCAATTCGCAACAAAGTCTCTATCTTGGGCTCAGCCCTACCTTCTTCATAAGAACTTATTACACCTCTATTTAAATCTAAAATTTCTGCAAAAGCTTGCTGACTAAGTCCTTTTATTTGTCTTATTTTTTTTATATTGGTACCAAAATAAGTCATACCCTTTGCTAATTCTATTATACATTACAAAGATAATGAAAATATTTTTATAATTTTGCTAATATTTTTTGCAATTTAACTTTTTTATTTTATATTTGTTTTCATATTGAAACTTTATTTAGATGCAAACAGACCATTTGTTTACAAAAATCAAGGATTGGTTATTAGATTTCAATTTTGAAATCTTACACGAAAATCAACAGCACAATACTTTTGTGATAAGTAAAGAAACAGAAGGTATTAAAAACATGATTTTAGTGTTAGCACCTCAAATTTTAATTGTAGAACAATTTTTATTTCGTTGCAAAAAAAATGAAACAGAAGTTTACAAAGAACTTTTAATTAAAAACAGAGACATTGTTCACGGTGCGTTTGTACTTGATGAAAATGGAGAGAAAGTTATTTTCAGAGATACGCTACAAACTGAAAATTTAGATCAAAATGAATTAATTGCTACCATTAATTCATTGAGTTTACTGTTGAGTGAATATTCAGCAGATATGATACGTTTTAGCAAACTATAAAAATTATTGATTATGAATATTTTAAGAAGGTTATTTAGAATTGGTAAAGCAGAAGCACATGCGGTAATTGATGGTCTTGAAGATCCTATCAAAATGACTGAGCAAGGAATTCGAGAAATGAAAGAACAGCTTGAGAAAAGTGTTCATGCTATGGCGCAGGTTAAAGCATTAGCTATAAGAAGAAAAAATGAAAAGAATTCATTACTTAATAAAGCAGAAGAATATCAAAATAAAGCCGTTTTGTTAATTCAAAAAGGTTCTAAAGAAGAAATTTCTGTAGAAGAAAGTGATAGATTAGCTAAAGAAGCGCTAAAACTTAAAGAACAAGCTACTCAAGATGCAAATATTGCAGATATTGAAAGTGCAAAACTTGAAAGCGATGTAGAAAAAATGCAAGTAAATATTAATTCGCTAAAATCTTCTATCGTAAAATGGGAAGGCGAATTAAAAACGTTACGTGCTAGAGTTCAGGTTAGTCAGGCTACCCAAGATATTAATAAAAAGATGACGCAATTAGGAGCCGATAGCACTATTAGTATGCTTGAGAAAATGAAGGACAAAGTAATACAACAAGAAGCAATAGCAGATGCATATGGAGAAATTGCAAATGCTTCAAAAAGTATTGATGATGAAATTAATGCTGTTGTAGATACTACAGAAAATAAGGCAGAAGATGCTTTAAAGAAATTAAAAGAACAATTGAACATTAACTAATTATATGAGTTTTGACGAACTTTTAGAAGTTTCTTTTAACCCAGCAAATACTATTCTAAGTGTATTGTTACTCTTAAGTGTATTGTATTGGATTTTAACCATATTTACTGGAATAGGAGAATATGACATTGATTTAGACACTGATATTGATGCCGATACAAGTCTGGATAATCCAGATGGTTTAATTGAAGTAAATCAAGATCCATCTTCTTTTATACAGTTTTTGAAATTTTTGAATTTAGATATAATTCCAATTACATTTTTCTTAACCTTAGCTTTGCTTTTCACTTGGTTAATAAATGTAAATTTGAGTTTTTATTTACCATTACCAAATTGGTTTTTCTTTATTACTATTGTACCTGCTTTTATAGTGAGTGTATTCATTACAAAATATGTATGCTTACCATTAAAACCAATTTTCAAAGAAATTAATCATAA from Flavobacterium haoranii encodes:
- a CDS encoding type III secretion system chaperone family protein — encoded protein: MQTDHLFTKIKDWLLDFNFEILHENQQHNTFVISKETEGIKNMILVLAPQILIVEQFLFRCKKNETEVYKELLIKNRDIVHGAFVLDENGEKVIFRDTLQTENLDQNELIATINSLSLLLSEYSADMIRFSKL
- a CDS encoding PspA/IM30 family protein; this translates as MNILRRLFRIGKAEAHAVIDGLEDPIKMTEQGIREMKEQLEKSVHAMAQVKALAIRRKNEKNSLLNKAEEYQNKAVLLIQKGSKEEISVEESDRLAKEALKLKEQATQDANIADIESAKLESDVEKMQVNINSLKSSIVKWEGELKTLRARVQVSQATQDINKKMTQLGADSTISMLEKMKDKVIQQEAIADAYGEIANASKSIDDEINAVVDTTENKAEDALKKLKEQLNIN